In a genomic window of Melopsittacus undulatus isolate bMelUnd1 chromosome 1, bMelUnd1.mat.Z, whole genome shotgun sequence:
- the EEPD1 gene encoding endonuclease/exonuclease/phosphatase family domain-containing protein 1, whose product MGGSLGCHRSIPRDPADLCHSRKFSAACNFSNILVNQERLNINTATEEELMTLPGVTRLVAQNIVEYREYIGGFKKVEDLALVSGVGAAKLEQVKFEICVSSKGSSVQHSPSSLRKDLPAEHHLSATKININTATPAQLMSIRGVTEKIANSIVDYRKEHGPFKSIEDLVRMDCINSSFLDRIRHQIFAERSRPPSTNTNGGLNFTAKPHPSPTSLSLQSEDLDFPPGGPTQIISTRPSVEMFGGVRDGRPVLRVATWNLQSCSIEKANNPGVREVVCMTLLENSIKLLAVQELVDREALEKFCMELNQPTLPNIRKWKGPRGCWKGVVSEKPSGQLHKGVEYSGFLWDTTAGIELKDASSQESPQTNGNGKHSYPHPYLAHFKVGMNDLTLVNLHLALPAADSTGRNHDSHKLAAFAQTLQETLKGEKDVIILGDFNQAPDTSDHDILRKEKFHHLVPSSTFTNISTKNPQGSKSLDNIWISRSLKKLFTGHWAVVREGLTNPWIPDNWSWGGVASDHCPVLAEFYLEKDWSRKEVTRNGNGVTVERNDSHAKHER is encoded by the exons ATGGGGGGGAGCCTGGGCTGCCACCGCTCCATCCCCCGCGACCCGGCGGACCTGTGCCACAGCCGCAAGTTCAGCGCCGCCTGCAACTTCAGCAACATCCTGGTGAACCAGGAGCGGCTCAACATCAACACGGCCACCGAGGAGGAGCTCATGACCCTGCCCGGCGTCACCCGCCTGGTGGCCCAGAACATCGTGGAGTACCGGGAGTACATCGGCGGCTTTAAGAAAGTGGAGGACCTGGCGCTGGTGAGCGGGGTCGGGGCTGCTAAGCTGGAGCAGGTCAAGTTTGAGATCTGCGTGAGCAGCAAGGGCAGCTCCGTGCAGCACTCGCCCAGCTCCCTGCGCAAggacctgcctgctgagcaTCACCTCTCCGCCACCAAGATCAACATTAACACGGCCACCCCGGCGCAGCTCATGAGCATCCGCGGCGTCACCGAGAAGATCGCCAACAGCATCGTGGACTACCGTAAAGAGCACGGTCCCTTCAAAAGCATCGAGGACCTGGTGAGGATGGACTGCATCAATTCCTCCTTCCTGGACAGAATCAGGCATCAGATTTTCGCGGAGCGCTCCCGGCCCCCTTCGACGAACACTAACGGTGGCCTCAACTTCACTGCCAAGCCTCACCCCAGCCCCACCTCTCTGAGCCTCCAGAGCGAGGACTTGGACTTTCCTCCTGGGGGTCCGACCCAGATCATATCCACTCGCCCCTCTGTGGAGATGTTTGGGGGGGTGAGGGACGGCAGACCCGTCCTGAGGGTGGCTACCTGGAACCTGCAAAGCTGCTCCATCGAGAAAGCCAACAACCCCGGAGTGCGGGAGGTGGTGTGTATGACACTGCTGGAGAACAG TATCAAGCTTTTGGCTGTACAGGAGCTGGTCGATAGAGAAGCACtggaaaag TTTTGTATGGAGCTGAACCAGCCGACGCTGCCAAACATCCGCAAGTGGAAGGGCCCCAGAGGATGTTGGAAGGGTGTTGTTTCCGAGAAGCCCTCAGGCCAACTACACAAG GGAGTTGAATATTCCGGCTTCCTCTGGGATACTACAGCTGGCATCGAACTGAAAGATGCCTCATCTCAGGAGAGTCCACAGACTAATGGCAATGGCAAGCACTCGTACCCTCACCCTTATCTCGCACATTTCAAG GTAGGGATGAACGACCTGACGCTGGTTAACCTTCACCTGGCCTTGCCGGCGGCCGACAGCACCGGGAGGAACCACGACAGCCACAAACTGGCAGCCTTTGCACAGACTCTGCAGGAGACACTGAAAG GAGAAAAAGATGTGATCATCCTGGGGGATTTTAACCAGGCCCCAGACACAAGCGACCATGACATACTGAGGAAGGAGAAGTTCCATCACCTGGTCCCTTCCAGCACCTTCACCAACATCAGCACAAAGAACCCACAAGGATCCAAGTCACTGGATAACATCTGGATCAGCCGGAGCTTGAAAAAGCTTTTCACAG GCCATTGGGCTGTCGTGCGTGAAGGTCTCACAAACCCATGGATCCCTGATAACTGGTCCTGGGGTGGGGTGGCCTCAGACCACTGCCCCGTGCTCGCCGAGTTCTACCTGGAAAAGGACTGGAGCAGGAAGGAGGTGACGCGGAACGGGAACGGGGTGACGGTGGAACGCAATGACTCCCACGCTAAGCACGAACGATGA